One Rhinolophus sinicus isolate RSC01 linkage group LG06, ASM3656204v1, whole genome shotgun sequence DNA window includes the following coding sequences:
- the LG06H1orf50 gene encoding uncharacterized protein C1orf50 homolog — MEDAATLGRTEGVPENQVQSATHLGGALVELTPNPGGLALVSPYHTHRSGDPLDLVVLAEQVLKANEFIRANATNKLKVIAEQIQHLQEQARKILEDGLRDADLHHVACNIVKKPGNIYFLYRRESGQKYFSIISPTEWGTGCPHEFLGAYKLQHDFSWTPYEDIEKEDAKISLVDKLLSQPLALSPSSEPSFQGLTQSRR; from the exons ATGGAGGACGCTGCAACGCTCGGGCGGACTGAGGGGGTCCCTGAAAACCAAGTTCAGTCGGCGACACATCTGGGAG GAGCCCTGGTGGAGCTCACACCGAACCCCGGCGGCCTGGCTCTAGTGAGCCCCTACCACACCCACCGGTCCGGTGACCCCTTGGACCTCGTGGTGCTCGCAGAGCAGGTGCTGAAG GCTAATGAATTCATCCGAGCAAATGCCACCAACAAGCTAAAAGTGATAGCTGAGCAAATCCAACATTTGCAAGAACAAGCCAGGAAG ATATTAGAAGATGGTCTCAGAGATGCTGACTTGCACCATGTAGCTTGTAATATAGTGAAAAAACCTGgcaacatttatttcctttatagaCGGGAAAGTGGTCAGaagtatttttccattatttctccAACG GAATGGGGGACAGGGTGTCCACATGAGTTCCTTGGTGCCTACAAGCTACAGCATGACTTTTCCTGGACTCCGTATGAGGACATTGAGAAGGAAGACGCTAAAATCAGCCTAGTGGACAAGTTGCTAAGCCAGCCATTGGCCCTGTCTCCGAGCTCTGAACCCAGCTTCCAGGGACTGACTCAGAGTAGACGCTGA